The genomic DNA GTGTCAGCTGTGGCACATGTGGTTAAATCTCCTCCTCTTGACTTGTGGGTAATTTTGCCCACTTTGTACTTTCCTTGGCGTTATCACAGGGTATCTTTGGCCTCTGTGACCAGAAGTTGTGCAAACTTCCCTCACATCTTTAAATACACATGGGCATTTCCAGTCTTGAGGCTGCAGTTCCACATTTTTTGGCAATTTTAAAGTTGCTGCTTGTTGTGTGTTGCATACCGGCTTTCATTTGCTTGCAGCTTGTAAACTTTGTGTTCAGCATTACAACAAACTGACTCCCTGCTATAGTGCATTAAAACAGGATGGCATAGGAACAGTCTGTTTATGTCTTCTCAGTTCGAAAGCTTTTGTGATAACTGCAGCTTTTTGGACTCACAACAAACTGGCTTGAATGCTTGGCATCTGACTTGGTCAAAACATCTTGCTTGAAGCACTGTGAAGCATTCATCCACAGTGCCGTCGTCTCTCCGGTAGAGAACATTACATAACCGCCATCACCTCGTCATCTCTTCACAGCCAGTGGGGAGTCAGAGCAGACTTTCATTCAGTCCTGGGAGGAGGGACAGTCTGTTCACACAGTCAGAGTGGGCCAGCAGGACACTGAGACGAGCTCTCAGACCACCACAGTGACAGAGCTGTTGACGGATGAGCAACAAGGATGGAGAAAGGAAGACTTGTGGTCTGCCCTACTTAATCGCCATCCTCCTTTCCCCTTTGCCCCACCTTTTCATTATGTGAAACAGCCAGGTATTTGCACTTTTGATACCAGCCAGAGGTTATTTTTCAGTTTGCTATCACAAAATCTCATCCCAGAATCTCTGAATCTATCATTATGGCTttgatttcaaagaaaaaaggtgcttaaaatgtattttactgcACCAACCTTGCACTTGATGACATCACTTAATGTACATTGCATTTTCTCAAAGCCTTAAATATAAACCAGACATGTGCGAGTATTTAACCCTGCTTCCAAGCTTTTTCAGTTTGAGGTCTGTGCATGTTTGCTTATTTGGAatgaaaaatgtctcttatgTTTCTCTGACATTGTCAGCTAAGCTCAGCTTGTCAAAAATGAGCTCAATGGATAGACTACTGCAACCATCAACAGCACAGCAAGATGATTGGTTTGTTTACTTCGACCACACCCTGAGCCTTCTCTCCCCTGAACAATGTGAGTttctttgtgtgaaaatgtgacttCTGAACATTTCTTAAAACTTAAACGCAAAACAAGAAACCcttcaaagatttaaaatgttaagcCTTTTAAGGTTCATTAACTTTCCATTTTTGCTCCTCCcagtccctccctctgctcAGATCGAGCTTCGGGAAGAGGATGAGCAGGTCATCTATGATTCAGAGCAAGAGCCGACCAATGAGGAGACAATTAAGAGGCTGCAGGAAATGGTGATGTTGGTAGACAAGCTGACAGAGGCAGAAGGTTTAGAAAGGAATCTAAGGGAAGTGAGGTATTTGGAGGACAGACTCCAGGAAGTGGATGAGATGGCAGAGAAACTTCAGGAAGTAATAGAAGAGGAATTAGGTaaggaggaggtggaaaagTTAAGAGAGGAATTTGCACAGACAGAGCTGGAGCAACAAGTGCGAGTGGGAGGTGTAACAAAAACTGTGGTGATGAAATccataaggagcatagaaaaaCAAGACGGTGAAGAGGATGAACTGGAGCAGCAGATAAAGGAGGTGTTCTTGAAAGGCTTgtatgaggaggaagaggccgAGGGGAAGCAGGAGACTAAAATAGAGGTCATAGGTGAGGGTCAGTTTGATGACAACTTGATAGAGAAGCTGCGTGGGATAGAACAGGAATGGAAGGAGGAAGCTGAGGTCAAGATGTCAGGCGTCCCTGGTACCACTTCTGTAGTAGCTGACCAGAAGGTGGAGCGTAGGACCAAGAAGAGAGTGACTATTGTGGAAGATAGAGAGCCTAATCAAGAAATAATGGTCGGCAGGATGTTAGAAAAAGTTGTAGAGAAGCTGCAGGCTGAGAATGAACGTGAGGCGGCATATGGCGATGTCTGGTTCATACTGTTAGACCGTCCTCCATACACAGCTGTTGTCAAACCACAAGGTACAGTATTTCATTCTGCAAACAGCTTTACATTGATACAACCCTCTGTAATACTACACTATTTCACTGTATTTTCCTTCTTCAATCACACGTAAGGTGTTAAAGTAACAGTAGAGTCTGCCAAAAGTGTTTGAGATGCTGCGATGGATTTGCAATATTTAttcctttttaaatgatttcataCAAGTGAAAACAGTTAACACTGCCCTGCTTCTCTTACGGTGAGGTTTTGGACGATATTTGTGCCAAGGTTCAAAGATTCTCTGTGTTTACTTCCATCATTAGTTGTGACTGTGGAACGTGCTCAGGTGGATGAAGGCGAGTATTTCACCTCAAACACCAAGATTTCAACCTTTGAGGAGAAAATTGAGATTACAGCTCTTCAGAAAAAGACCAAGCTTTTTGTGGAAGAAAGGAAagtggaagaagaggaagtatGGCGTGCCTCTGAGATTCCTCCACAACAGACCGTCATAGAAAGAGACGATGACTGGTTTATTTTGCTGGATGTAATTCCCAGACAAACTCCTTATGTACCACCAGGTATTCTTTGTGCTGCTTTTGGCTTTGCTCTCTTGTGCTTGATTTAGTGCCTGAGGAAATATTTCTCACTGCTTGTATTTCTCCCGACTTTACTTCAGTTTCCTCGAAGAGAAGAGGCGAGTTAGACGCAGAAAGTTTTGTCCTGGTGGTGGAAACTGCAGCTGTGCAGGAGATTGGAGAAGAAGTGTCCGAAGAGAGAAAGATAATAGAAAAGGCaccaagagaactacaagtaaTCCCACTGCAGCCAGTGACAGACAGAGATGATGACTGGTTTGTGTTGCTTGATGTTGTTCCCAGAGAAACATCATATGTTCAACCAGGtacttcaaaaataaatgatttgtgCTTCTCTCACAGCTTTATGAAAGCAAGCAATTATCCTGAGCTTCGCAAACATCCTTAAATCACCCTGTACAGTCCAGTGTGTGAGGATTTTCTCTCTTGTCTTACTTACTGTTTTAGAGCGTGTTGAAGTGTCTCCAGAAGAACGTGTCTCTctggttgaaataaaaaacGTCAAAAAACGGGAGGAAAGCTCAGAAGTTGTGACATCAGGCGTAGAAATGAAACAGCCGCAAAGTGAAAAGCAAGTAGTAGCCCTTCCACAGACTGTGAGACAGATAGAAGATGACTGGTTTTTGCTGCTGGAGGCTTCCACCAGAGAAACATATGTGCAACAAGGTATTGTTGATTTTCCCTCAAATCTCGCAGTTTAAAAGCTATATATACACATTTGTCACATCACAGCTTCATTCTTTATTCATTAGTTACCGCAGAAGAGTATGTTCCTGAAGAAAGCATTTCCGTCCAATCTGACGTAATCAAAGTGGAGTCCAGAGTGAAGGTCGTAGTGGAAGAAATTGCAGGAATTGTGCTTGAGAAAGAGGACAAGAATCTTTCCAAGCAAATCCTTCCAGAGCAGAAAATACCCGAAGCAGTCAGGGAAAGGGATGACGACTGGTTTCTTCTGCTGGATGTCATTCCTAGAGAAACTGAATTTGTGCCTCCAGGTACTTGCCTCCTTCAAATAACTTTTCAAGTCAACAACTATTCAAGGATGAATTTTCTGTATAAAATATACAGCACTTGTCCAATTCTTTTCCTTTTGGCTGAGGCTTGagtgtaagttgtgtttgtttacagcgtCTCTGGCAGCCACAAGCCGAATGTTTGCAACTGTTCAACCTCGAATTGAAGTGAAAAGCACAGAGCAGACGTTGCAGCAGGTTGAGTTTGAGCAGATTACACTGCAGCCTTCACAGCCTCTGCAACAGAAAGATGATGACTGGTTTGGGCTGTTTGATGCTATTCGCGAAGAGGCAGTCATAGTACCATCAGGTATAAAGTTCATAAATGTCTGCACCCTATCATAATTAGTTTACATCGGGTGGATATACTGAAGTTGTTCAGCTTCTTTTGAACCATCTCTGTTTGTGCCAGTTTCTCCTGTTGAGATTGTTCCGGATATGAGGAAGTTGCCGGAGGTTGAGGTGAAAACCACAGAGACCACAACATGGAAGGAGATGATAATTGGTGTGGAGACCAGACAGGTTGAGACACGTTTGTCTGAAATTAGAACAAGTCAAGCTGCACTGCTTTccgagagagaaggaggagacgaTTGGTTTGGTCTGTTCGACATCGTGCGTGAAAAACCTGTTGTCATACCACCAGGTACATTTACAGAAGACTCTTCTTAcactatgataaaaaaaagttgttaagAGGTTGCTTATCtgatttttaaactgaaatagctcaaacaaaaaacaattttaaatgaTATATATTACCTGCATTTCATCTGTTAGTTGCTGTGGTTGAGCGTTTTGTGGATGTGGTAGCAGCTGCTGAACAAAAACCAAAACTCTTCATGGAAGATGTAAAGCATGCTGTTAAGTTTGTGGAGATTGAAGCACCACAACCAAGACAGGTGGACGATGACTGGTTTGTGCTGTTGGATGTTGCAGAAAGGACATCAGGTATTCTATTGTTTGAATTATCTgtaatatatttcatttttctgaatCTGTGTTCTGACTGGGAAGACTTTGTGTGCATTCTACATCAGTGGCTGTGGATGAACGTCTCCGTATACCTGCTGAAGTCAGACCAGCCAAAGTGTTAGACGTCAAAGAGCAGAGAGTTACGGTAGTGGAGGAGAGGTGGCAGCAGGGTAAGGTGGTGCAGCAGAAACCACGCCCGGAAGTgagagaggtggaggatgaTTGGTTTATTCTGCTGGACGTGGCCACTAAGAAATCAGGTATTAATAAAATGACTTAGTCCGTTTACTCATACAAACAGCTATATACAAGTTTATTTTCTTACTTAGTAACTGTGTTACACAAAAAGGaatcatttagtttttaatttaatagttCTGCTTTTATTCAGCTAGGCAGTCTGTTTACTTGAACTTGTAAGGGTACTAATATTTATTGTATTTCCAAAATAATACCTACTTGTGTATGTTATTTAGTCGCTGGCCTTGAGCGTGACCAGTTCCCAGCAGAGAAGAGAGCTCCACCTGCTGCAACCAAAACACTGACTGTTATTTCCAAGATGAGACCTCAGTTTGAGGAACGGATCCTGGATGAAAGACGTCCTGTCACGCATACACATATTCATGATGATTGGTTTGTTCTTCTAGATGTTGGACAAAAGAAGTCAGGTATTTTGttcacagtgtttgttgtttttgcagataAACGGCTCGCTTGCTTTGTTTGCTTCAAGAAACACTTCTTAACATTTGTACAGCACGTCAGCAGGTGTCTGACTGTCCTGCACAAGAGGATATGTCCTCTGATGGCCACGCCTTTCAGCCACGCTGTGTTTTACTACTTGGAAAAAAACGTCTTCTTAATCTCAGCTTTTCGCTGGTTTTACAACATTGAGCTGTGTAGCTCACTGCAGCCTAACATCTTCTACCTTCGCGTCCTTTTCCTAAACTTCACCAGAAATAAGCGATGCTTTTGCTCTTATTCCACTTGGTGGATTTTTGCTTTTGGTCCACTCTTTTCTAGCAAGAGGCGTATCAGGTACAGTATTCCCCTGCAGCGTGTGTTAACACTAAGGCTTGAGACTGTAAGTATAATGTGGCTGTTCACATAGTTGCACTTTTGGCTgtcaatgtgtttttatctgtatCTGTTCAAATGTGCAATTCACTCTATGGGGGACTTATTGTCAAACGTGCTTAAGATTTtgcgccccctcctccccattCCACGATgcattgatttaaaatatatgtTATTAAATTAACGTTTCCATTTTGTCTGTATCCCTTTAGTTGTGAGCACACATAGGGGCACCCGTCCCGTCAGTGCTCCGGTCTTCTCCCAGGCCGCTCTGGCAGAGGCAGGCATCCCCATGGCCCCTTTCGATCAGCCCCAGACCTCCACCCCCATCAAGACCGGCCGtctggaggagaggaagctgGAGGTCACCGTAGAAGCTGTGGAGCCCTCAAAGATCGAGACTGTGGTTGAGGTCAAGGTATTGTATTTCTCAGTCTGTTTCTTTTAATGTCTGTAATGTAATTTTAATGTAATGCATGTTTGCAGTGAAAATTAAGCATCTTATGTGTgtagaccataaatatctcacAGGGTAGACGGTGCAAGCAAAAGGATAgagaatgtttttattatgtctTCCTGCCTTTTTGATAGATAACTATAaaggatacatttttaaatgtaattgctTCATATTCTTCATCTTTAAACTCTCATTGAATAATAGTAGTGAGCAGAGACTGTTCTCTGTGTCTGAGAATGACCTGTGTCTCTCTTGCTGCTGTAGCCAGCAGTGTGGAGAAACCAGAGAGAAGTAAACTCTTCACTGATAACCACCATCAATGGGGACATGCAGGTTAGTGTCAGACACTGGCCTCTGAACAAGTTCGCTGCTCACAAGACTTGTTTCAACTTATagctgaggtgtgtgtgagttaaaGCAGAGGATGCTAACACgtgtccctctctcctcccctggGTTAGCACGAGTCTGAGGCCGTGAGCACGGAGGTGGTGCGAATGCGAAAGGTCAGACTCTTTAGCCTCGTGTGCGTCTCCGTAGCCATTTCTCTACCTCCATTCTTATGATGTTGAGCTTCTCATCCCAAACGAATTCCATCCTCTTCTCATGTTGTGCTTCTGTACAGCTAGGTCTTTAATGAAATCCACAGCAGGTTTGATGCTCATACAGTGTATCTAAAGAGGtagacaaaagtaaaaaaaaaaaaaaaaaaaatgaaataccaGTATATGACTTTTCATATACtggtatttgtatatttttctctCCAAGAATCTTTTAATTCTCATCATTTAGGTTCATTGTTCCTCATTGCTTGCTGTAGTTCTAAACCCTTGAATGCTCACATGCATGACAATAGAATAAATGTACCTTACAAAAAAAGGCATGATATGTGTTTATCACTCTAACATTGTTGCTTTCTCAtcataaaaatagaaaacctAAGACTTAGGTTGTCAGTACTTTGCAGATTGGCCGACACAGCCACCAGAAATATTCTGCATGCAGTCTCGTCACAGCTGTCTGGTCTCTTCCTATTAACACTGTACTGTATTTTTGTAGTTTGCATGTCTCTGGGGGGGGGCAGGTTGATGCAAGCACACAGGGAAACTGAAACAAACCCacactcttttgttcttttcatttttcacagaAAAGAGCTAAGAAAATTGAGGGTGACTCAATTTATATGAGACATAGCCTTTTAATGTTGGAGGTTTGTATTCCTTCAGGAGGCGTCCGTCTCTGTATTTTCTTGCTCTTTGGCACATCGGCTGCTGTTTAATAACACGCTTGCATGTTGCATAATTCACACTTTCTGCGTCAGCTTAATCGATGGCTGtagaaatatttgaaatgtatttgtgtgtgtgtgtttatgtgtgtggcAATGTGACTCTAATCCTGGTGTTTCAGGAGACTGCTGTTGAATTTACAAATAACCAGTATAGAATTATGCTCTAGATTCACCTACAAAGACAAACTTGTTGAGGATGTCTTGCTCTATAGCATCCTAAAATGTTCCTGAATGATCGGCACTGTGATCAGTTAGGATAGTAGGGGAGTGAAAGAGCTTTACCAGGGTCcatttatatatgttttttcttcCAGATCATCAGTATTCTCCTGCTCTGCTTTTGCTATTACTACATCCATCACATTTTGTAACCTGCCATTAGCCATTTTTTTAGCTGTTatgcaaatgaaatgttttggcAATAGAAATAATGTCACAATGAAGTAATGGCACATCTTTGCTCTTGTTCATAAAAGAGATGATGTTTGGATAAACACTTAACATGAAGTTGCTCTTTTGCACCACAATAAGCCATAAATGATAGTGAACACTTTTGTTCTCTGGATAGAATATTGTCCGCAGTACATTTGGAATTAGTATCTTGCTAATGAAGACCAACTTGGTGCTAAATGTTGAGAAATCTGCGCTGCTTCTTTTGCTTTTGATCATGTGTGTGAGATGATCAGTTTTCCGTTTATACTGACGCTTCATCTTTGATGACTTCAACTGCTCTTTGATTTGCAGCCTGTCTTAATAAAGTGTGTCACTGCCAGCCTAATGCTATAAGAATAGCTGTGCATATACTTATAAACTATATAGTTTATAGCTCCTACCCATCCAAGTAATTATCAGCTTTGATAAATCACAGCACTGTCTCCTCTGAATCTTTCATTTATCAACACTAGTTTGACAGCATGAATAAACTGCTGGGCTTGATTTCTAAATTTTATAAAGGAGTTGCTGTTCATCTATCAAGAATCCACATAGTATGATTAAATAGATCAAGGTCCCTTCTTAATTAATGATCCTGTAGAATCACAAATTAATCCTgcttctgctttttatttaatctgcaGTAAAACACAGAAAGCATCATCTaacttattttttctctccGTGTGTTGATCTCTCCCACCTACGAACATATCCCCAATCTTTCCTTTCCCTGCTCATCCAACTTTCACTTCTTACTTGTATGTCTTATTTTCCTCCcttttttgttgtcttgatCAACCATACCCCTCTCCATGCACCCTCCACACCGTCTGTCCCTTCACATCTTTCCTCTGTGTAGGAGTTCGATAAACCTCATGAGGACCTGCTCAAGCATCATGCCAACATCAGCGAGCTGAAGAGGAACTTCATGGAAGCTGTCCCAGAGCAGAGGCCCAATGAGTGGGACAAGCGCCTGTCCACACACTCTCCATTCCGCACCCTGGGGATCAATGGTCAGCCTCTGCCCAGTGCAGATGGGGTAAGTCTCCTCCAGAAACCATCCACCATCAagtccttttttaaaagttgattatttctttacctctctgtgtTAGAACtggtaaaaacaaagaagtacttcatgaaaatatccATCATGTAGAgtaaaaaaatactgaattgACTTGATGAAAACTGTATGTTTTCATGGCTCTGCATTCTCAGGGATTTTTGTAATTCATGTTAAACTGCAGTGCACTTGTGAGAGCAGTGTGCATGGATTTTTAATGGAATAGAAGAACCTGAAATTTTCTCATACATGAAAGTGTTAGTTATTTTAAGACTGCTCTGTTTGGCCTCATTCTATTTTTAAACGATGAACACATCCAAACAAAAGGAATTGATTGAAGAAGGGATCAGGCTCTTCTAGTGGTTGTTCTCATCTCTCTTCTAGTGTAATggattgtgtgtgcatgtacagaCCTATTCAAGGCTTTAGCATGTGGATAACAGAACAGCACATGCATGTGAATGATGAATGCAATTGGACTCGTTGAATGAGGTCTGTACTTTTGTTCATCCCCTTGAAAAAAGACTGTTGTGGGCGAGGCATCTTTTGGGACAGGTTGTCCCCTCTCTGAGAGCACACTTTAGCTCATCTTATCTGCACTGGATGCCTCTGAACCTTGACATGTTTGTACTGCATGACTGACTGACCCGACGATCAGAGTGTACTGCATGACTAAAAGTTGACCCTCTCATGAATTTCTGCACGTTCTGTCTCTGGGCAGAATGAACTCTTCCCCCTTCCtctgttcattcattcattctcttCTGTTTATTTCGCTATGTGCACTTGCACTTTCTTTTATGCACCACATTTTTGGCTGCCGTTTCCTCAACAGCCTCAGTTTTTTTCCATGATGAGACAAAGCCTCATTCACAGTGATATCAGCTGTTTTTTGCCCCATAACTGAcaataaatgcaacaataacATGATTCTGGTATTAAATAGTATAAAACTATaatttttaaaagctttcagCAAAGTTATTCACTGGACTAGAAATATACCCCAAGTCTAATGGAAGCTGCTCTtacatgaataaacaaatgtgaTCTACTGAGGTTCAATGAGCATGCCTTTTGGCGAGACGTTTACTCAACTGCCCCATAACTGTTTGGACCAATTACACTTTTACACTCAGATTAATGCCCCCAAGTTCACTATTCTGTCAGGAGGCATTAGAGCTGCACTAGAATCAGGGCAAAGAAAAGCTGACAGCTCAGATTGTGTAGTGAGGAGATGAATGAGGACACAAATACTACATGTCAAATGTAAGCAGTCAGCAATGTGACACTGGTCAGATGCTGTATGCCTAGTGGAGTGGACACACACCGATTCAAGCCAGTTTTTCATCCACTCATTCCTCAGTTGAGTTTTAAAAGGACCTCCTGTGAGAAACACAACGTTGTAAACAGCTGTAGAGTTATTCCTGCTAATGCTTAGGGGCTTGAATACCAGGGCTCATTAATAATGAGCTACAGCAGGATGCTCAGATGCTAAAGCTATAGGCTCTAAGCTCCTGACAATAACAACAtctaccactgttttctgttaACTTCAGATTCCAGATTTCCAGTTCAGTGCTTTGTTGCTATCTAACTGCCTCCAGCCAAAACAAATGTCATTAACACACAACAACTCACTGCACTCCACTGCCACTCCAAAAGGAGCATCTGCACATTAATGCAATATTGAAACTTTATATTGCATATTGCATATGGCACATTATTCCTATATTGTGCAGGCCTGCTGCCTGAGTGGATgtccttctgtttttgttttcttggacatggaacaaaacaaatgcacGTTAACATGCATGTGTCAATAACGTTTCCATGCTCTGAACTAAAAGAATTACAACCAAATCCCTTTACTGCTCAAATGATGGCTCTGCCATGCCTTATTATGCAACTTATACTTTTACTAGTTAAGTACATTTTCCGtcattgaaaacatttcaaaattcCTCCCTGTCatctctcttccctcctcctcctccccccagTTTGTCATCCGTCTCCCACGCGGCCCCCTGCTAGACTTCTACTCCAAGCGCAGCTGAGGGGCCGTTTCGACCCTGCGGAGCTCCCACacaggtgtgagtgtgactcGTGGAGACCGGGACTAGTCCATCTGTACCCATCAGCCTCTAGCTCActcttctcctcctgtcctTCCTTCGCCTCTTCTTCAACATCACTGTAGCATTCTTCCATCTCCCATCCTCTGCTTCACTTTAGAAGCCGCCCCCTTTTTTTCGGGCTTCTTCGGAACAGGACGTTTGTTCTGTCTGTTTCCAACTGCAAATCTAAAGACTTTTTTTGTCCGACCAAAACTGTTCTCCAAAGACTGATTACGACTGGATATGACAATCAACAAACTCTTAtacatttttgtgatttttgacGCATTTGTCTCTTAGACTTTTATTCAACCAGTGTTACCTAACTACTGACTTTTATCTAGAGGTTTTTAATGTCATACCATATCACTTTGAGCCTGCTTTTATACACATCTTGAGGTGCATTTATATATTGGTTGTGTTGGATAAGCTGATCACTGTGATGACATTTTTGGACAtgattttaaacacatgaaTTATGCACTAAACACAGCAGTCTTGTAATCAGAATATTCTAGTATTTCTAGTATTTCCTGTGATTGGAGACCTGAGGCAGCTTTATTGTAATACTTCTTAACCTCCTCGTCCTGCACAAGTCTTTGGCAAGGCAGTATGTAGCAAAAATATTCCTGGTTGCATGACCTCTTGACAATCAACTTTGACCAAGAATAAAAGTCCTCCCATATACAACTCATATTGTAGTTTTGTTCCTTTCAAGGACCCTGGGATTGTATAAATGCAGTGTCAGATTATTCATCACTTTTCAGTTAACTATCCATCAAAAATAGTCATGGGCATGCCATTTCTTAATTGTAAATACTTATTGAAAGAAAATTAAAgccaagaaaaaaatatcaatattaaTATGAAAGATAGTCATGGATGAGGTAAACAATATGTAGCAGGACTTCTATGTAATAGCGATCCTATTTAGAACCTGAAGCACATGTAGGAGCATAagtatgaaaaagaaaactggtTATAAAGGGATACAGTTTTGTTCAGCAGTGGAATTACAGCAGTGTCTATGTCGTCACATAACATGTAATGCAGTGTGTTTAGATACTGTACATGCCATTGTAAATAgatacatattttaaacatgcatGCATTTATGTGAAAATAAGTTATAGACCGTGTAAGAAGAAAATGCTTGGCCCATCCCATGACTACATAGTGACTGAGTTATGTCTTTTTTAGAGTGCGTGCATTAGTCTCCTTTGCAATGGTTCAGAGACGAAGGCTTCGCATACCAAAACCAGCACCAACGTGGGCTTTTCAGGCAAAACGAGTCCCACTGTGAGCCACACGGGTGAGCCTGATAGTGGTGATTCCCACCTCGGTGATCCAGTTGAGGAAGAGTCTTTTGATCAGGAGGAGGTCGTAGTGTTTGAGACCTCCTTACTGCCCATCATAGAGGAGGAGATGGCGCAGCTGCCTCCCTCCCTCGACCCCTGCTGTAGAGGTTTAAATGAgacccaagaagaagaagaagaaggatcaAACCCAGAAGTGATGGAGGGCTCGGGGAGGATAGTTGGATCTTCCCAAGCTTCCTATTTCAGGAGCGATGGTCCACGGGTCATATGCTGCTTCCAGGTAGCCTCATGACCACCTCAGGGTGACACTGACTCTTTCACTGCTTGCCTGCTGTATAATCCAAAGGCTGCCCCACCTGCTCACTCCCTTGCAGCACCATGACAATTGAAAACTTGAATTGGTTCAGCTCACTAAACAGTGTAGTGTGATTAACCAGTAAGATTATCACGTTAAAATGTAACTGAATGCTGCAGAGGGGTGTGCTAAGCTCTCCACTATGGTGATGGGTCACTTTAACACTAGCACATTCTTCTCTGCCCCAAAATGACATTGACATCACTTTCGTCATCTTTCTTATTGCTTTGATAATTTCCATTTCCCCGTTTCTTCGGTTGTATCTGGTGGTGGGA from Labrus mixtus chromosome 11, fLabMix1.1, whole genome shotgun sequence includes the following:
- the LOC132984087 gene encoding uncharacterized protein LOC132984087 isoform X12, which gives rise to MATMTTEASAVSEADTEGKQKASGAEPEPEPEPENKQKPEAAVSDPEGEPSSKKAQEQTAEPGTAEVVTSPEEEQLKPRTRTSAGKGLSRLFSSFLKRRSQCSEGEGFEAEKAREDKADTEEKADKTGEKKEGEVKGEEEEAKVEEKKPEEKPEEKPEAKEVKKKDEGNVEKKEEKKKEEEKVEKKGSKKKKKEAKKKVEKKDADKVKQEEVKREEEKVKKEDKKDDEQVKKDEEKDEENVKKEEKKEDEKVNKEEKKEDEKVNKEEKKEDEKAQQSVEKEEDKSETKEEKEPTDVKDKEAEAEKKESKEGENTDKKVAKRKEKEEKVKKKEEEKAKRKAEEEERHKKREEEKAKKKEEEKAREAEKAKKKEEEKAKEAEKAKKKEEEKAKEAEKAKKKEEEKAKEAEKAKKKEEEKAKKKEEEKIKEEPTKKDEEKVKEEVKKKDEEKEEEKTEKKQKKEEEKGKKKEKGKNKGKKEGKSLSDEQVKAPIAAPEPELKTEPEAEQAPDQHSVSSAEAQPAQEKHKDEESINKEPDAVEEVKEEDTEKKEEEPTEQNNDAKEEEKAKEVTKKEKPAKEKKTEKKPEEAKGSKRLKTMQCKVTLLDDTLFECELDKHAKGQELITKVCDHVNLLEKDYFGLAHGEATTSKTWLEATKEIRKQVPGAVYEFTFNVKFYPPDPAQLTEDLTRYFLCVQLRKDIMSGVLPCSFVTLSLLGSYAAQSELGEYDPETHGTDYVKDLSLAPGQSKELEDKVMELHRTYRSMSPAQADMLFLENAKKLAMYGVDLHQAKDLDGVDITLGVCSNGLMVYKDKLRINRFPWPKVLKISYKRSSFFIKIRPSELEQYESTIGFKLPNYKASKKLWKVCVENHTFFRVPTVEPPSSRRFLVLGSKFRYSGRTQAQTRQASSMIDRPAPRFTRSASKRLSRNLDGSMSAGDETLQLLQQLSASVRTEVDDWSLKLTSDQPRPSSEFPASGESEQTFIQSWEEGQSVHTVRVGQQDTETSSQTTTVTELLTDEQQGWRKEDLWSALLNRHPPFPFAPPFHYVKQPAKLSLSKMSSMDRLLQPSTAQQDDWFVYFDHTLSLLSPEQFPPSAQIELREEDEQVIYDSEQEPTNEETIKRLQEMVMLVDKLTEAEGLERNLREVRYLEDRLQEVDEMAEKLQEVIEEELGKEEVEKLREEFAQTELEQQVRVGGVTKTVVMKSIRSIEKQDGEEDELEQQIKEVFLKGLYEEEEAEGKQETKIEVIGEGQFDDNLIEKLRGIEQEWKEEAEVKMSGVPGTTSVVADQKVERRTKKRVTIVEDREPNQEIMVGRMLEKVVEKLQAENEREAAYGDVWFILLDRPPYTAVVKPQVVTVERAQVDEGEYFTSNTKISTFEEKIEITALQKKTKLFVEERKVEEEEVWRASEIPPQQTVIERDDDWFILLDVIPRQTPYVPPVSSKRRGELDAESFVLVVETAAVQEIGEEVSEERKIIEKAPRELQVIPLQPVTDRDDDWFVLLDVVPRETSYVQPERVEVSPEERVSLVEIKNVKKREESSEVVTSGVEMKQPQSEKQVVALPQTVRQIEDDWFLLLEASTRETYVQQVTAEEYVPEESISVQSDVIKVESRVKVVVEEIAGIVLEKEDKNLSKQILPEQKIPEAVRERDDDWFLLLDVIPRETEFVPPASLAATSRMFATVQPRIEVKSTEQTLQQVEFEQITLQPSQPLQQKDDDWFGLFDAIREEAVIVPSVSPVEIVPDMRKLPEVEVKTTETTTWKEMIIGVETRQVETRLSEIRTSQAALLSEREGGDDWFGLFDIVREKPVVIPPVAVVERFVDVVAAAEQKPKLFMEDVKHAVKFVEIEAPQPRQVDDDWFVLLDVAERTSVAVDERLRIPAEVRPAKVLDVKEQRVTVVEERWQQGKVVQQKPRPEVREVEDDWFILLDVATKKSVAGLERDQFPAEKRAPPAATKTLTVISKMRPQFEERILDERRPVTHTHIHDDWFVLLDVGQKKSVVSTHRGTRPVSAPVFSQAALAEAGIPMAPFDQPQTSTPIKTGRLEERKLEVTVEAVEPSKIETVVEVKPAVWRNQREVNSSLITTINGDMQHESEAVSTEVVRMRKKRAKKIEGDSIYMRHSLLMLEEFDKPHEDLLKHHANISELKRNFMEAVPEQRPNEWDKRLSTHSPFRTLGINGQPLPSADGPPLVQTQTVTITAVSNSLSSGIATTEVPVVPTKTFIYASSKETDDGTEDKDGTTTSSSKTVTSEDIGGTSVTTTTTHISKVVKSGSSETRVEKRIVITADSDMDQDKEKAAGASAL